The Natrinema pellirubrum DSM 15624 region GCCGTCGCGATCGCGTCGGCTTCGCCCTCGATCGGAAGCGAGCGGGCCGCGGCGGTGTAGTTGACGACGCCGGCCCGCAGGGCGGTCCGGAGGAACGGACGGCGATCGACCGTCCGTCGCGTCTCGGCTGCCAGTGACATAGCGAGGACGGCGTCGCGAGCGATCATAAAGTCGCCGCCATCGCCGCTCGGACGGCTCGAGGCCGTTCCCCCAGTTTCGGGGAGAATCGATTCGTCCGACAGTATATACCGTTCCGGTCCCTTGGCTCTCCCATGAGCGAGTCCGAACCGGCTCAGTCCCCGGCCGACGCCGTCCGCGAAGACGTGTCGCTGTTCCTCCGCCGGAACTTCCCCCAGATCGAGGCCCACGGCGGCGAGTCCGCGATCACCGAGGTCGACCTCGAGGCGGGGCGCGTCTCGATCGCCCTGACCGGGGCCTGTAGCGGCTGTGGCGTCAGTTCGATGACGACGCAGGCGATCAAGCAACGACTGCCGGCCGAGATCGACGCGATCGACTACGTCGACGTCAGCACCGGGTTCGACGGCATGGCCAGTGGATCGTCGGGGCCCGACGTGCCCGACGACGTGCCGTTCTGAACCGGCCGCGCCACCGATCGCGACCGCGGCGCTTTTGCCGCGAGCGACCAACCCTCTCCTATGAAGCCAGCAGCCGTCGAGGACGTCATCGAATCGAACCTCGAGGACGCCGACGCCACGGTCACACACGCACGAGACGAGGGCGACGAGGACCACCTCGCCGCGACGGTCGTCTCGCCGGTCTTCGACGGGCTCCCGCTCGTCCAGCAACATCAGGAGGTCTACGACGCGCTGGGCGATCACATGACCACCGACATCCACGCCCTCGAACTGTCGACGTACACCCCGGAGGAGTACGACGACCTCGAGGGCGAATAGAGCGACCGACGCCTGTGCCGTCGTTCGACACGGCCTCGAACGGGCTCGCTGCAGGCACGCAGTCGAAGCCGACGGCTTTCACTCCGTGAAACGACTGCACGGGCCGATCCGGAAACGCGGATTGAAAACATCGGTCGGGGACGAATTATTTTCTGGACAATTATATCGTTCCACGCCGGTTATCGTGGGGTATGGCATCGACGATGGGCGAAACGGACGAATCGGTCACGATCGACGAACCGGACCTCGCGGGCGAAGCGCCGACCGAGGCGGGGTTCGGTCGCGTCCTCGTCGCGGTCGACGGCGAGACGCCCGCTGCGGTCGGGCGGGTCGCGATCGCGGAGGCCGCCCGACACGGCGCTCGAGTCGACGCGCTGTCGATCGTCCGCATGACCGCGTCCGTCGACGGCTGGGACATGCTTGTCGAGCGGCGGGAAGACAGCGCCGAGACGGCGCTCGAGGCGGTCGAGGACGTGTCCGTCGGCACCGATGTCACGGTCTCGAAACGGCTTCGATACGGCGATCCGGCCGAGGAGATCGCCCGCTACGCTGCCCACAACGACATCGATCTCGTTGTGATCGGCGAACCGACCCGGACCGGCCTCCGACGCTATCTCTCGCCGACCAGCGTCACCGACCGCGTCCGTCGGGCCTCGTCCGTTCCAGTGCTGACGGTCCCCGACGACTGACCGTTCCGCGTCTCCGCCGCTTCCATCCCCGCGCCGGCGTCCGTCGATTCGACCGCCTGCCGGTCACGCCCGTTGACCCGTGGATTTATTTCATCTCGGTGACGCTTCCATCATATGGAGACGCTTCATCCCCGCATCAGGCTTATCTGGATCGCCCGCGGCGCGATCGCGGCGGTCGTCCTCGCCGTCGCCCTCGTCGCCCTCGATCAGTGGCGAGTTACCGTCCCGCCGCTCGCGATCGCGGCCGTCGTCGCCGTTGCACTGGTTCTCGCCGTCGGCTACGCCGTCCGCCTCTACCAGGTCTGGCGGTTCGAACTGCAGGACGATGCCCTCTACCTCGAGCGCGGCGTCGTCACGTTCGTCGAGACCGCCGTTCCGTTCGTCCGCGTCCAGCACGTTGACACCCAGTTCGGTCCCGTCGAGCGGGCACTCGGCCTCTCGAGCGTCGTGGTCTATACCGCCGGCTCCCGGAACGCCGACGTTCGGATTCCGGGCCTGACGCCGGACCGGGCCCGCAGCCTACAGGAGACCCTCCGCGAACTGGCTATCGAGAGTGAGGGCGACGATGCCGTCTGAAACGAACCGACTACATCCCCTCAGCGCCGTGATGCTGGCGCTCCAGCACGGAGCAACCGGCTTCTCGGTCCCGGTCCTGCTCGTGGGGCTGGGCCCCAGCGTTCTCGATATCGATATCGGACCGCTACTGGCGTTGGTCCCGATCGGTCTCGTCGCCGGCGTCGGCTACGGCATCGCGTACTACTACCGATACACGTACGAAGTCACCGCGAGTACGTTCGACGTCTCCTCGGGTGTGTTCGCGCGCCGCTCCCGTGAGATCCCCTACCGGCGGATCCAGAACGTCGATAGCTCCCAGGGCCTCTTCCAGCGACTGTTCGGCCTCGCCGTCGTCTCGATCGAGACCGCCGGCGGCGGCGACACCGAAGCGACGCTCCGGTTCGTCAGCGAGGACGAGGCGGAGCGGCTCCGGTCGGAAATCCGCCGGCTGACGGCCGCCACGGGGGAGTCGACCGCCGACTCCGACCCCGACCCCGATCGGTCGGCATCGGACGAGCCGACCCCGTCCGAACGAACGCGCGAAAACCACTCATCAGGCGGTGGCGCACCGACGCTGTTATTCGACCTCGAGGTCCGGGACCTCCTGCTCTACGCGGTGACCTCGTTCCGGTGGGGTGCGGCCGTCTTTCCGATCGCGATACTCGTCTTCCTCGGCGGTGCCGACTCCGGATCGGGGCTCGTGCCCGCGTTCGTCATCGACGCCGCTCGTCCCTTCGGCGGGCCGGACACGCTCGAGGGCGCGGCGGTCGGCCCGCTTTTGATGTTGGCCGCGGTCACCGCCGTCCAGTGGTCGGTGTTCACCTACGTCTCGAGCGCGATCTATACGGTCGCGAACTACTACGGGTTCCGCCTCGGCCACGCGGGCGAAGACTTCGTCTACGAGCGCGGGTTGGTCCAGCGCTACAGCGGCTCGATCCCCGTCGAGAAGGTCCAGTCGGTTTCGGTCACCGAGAATCCGCTCCAGCGACTGGTCGGCTACGCCGGTCTCCGGGTCGAAACGGCGGGGTACGGCCCCGACAGCGGGAGCAGTAATCAGTCGGCCGTCCCGCTTGCCGGGACCGACCGCGTCTACCGCTTCGCCGAGACCCTCACCGGCGTCGAGACACCCGATTTCCGGAGTCCGCCGCGGCTGGCTCGTCGCCGATACTTCGTTCGGTATTCGATCGTCGCGGCCGTGATCGTCGCCGCCGCGATCGGTCTCTCACGGGTCTCGACGTTCGACCGCTGGTATCTCACCGCCGTCGTCTTCGTTGCTGTCCCGCCCGCCGCACACCTGAAATACGTCAATCTTGGCTACTTCGTGGGTGCGGACCACCTCGTGATCCGGAGCGGGTTCTGGAACCGCCAGACGACCGTGATCCCCTACTACCGGATTCAGACGGTCTCGACCCGGCGCTCGGTCTTCCAGCGTCGGCTCGGGCTCGCGTCGCTGGCCGTCGATACCGCCAGTTCGCGCACCTTCTCGTGGGGGTCGCCGACGATCTATGACATCGACCTCGAGACGGCCCGCGAGATCCACGACACCGGCCGGGAACGGCTCCAGTCGGCGCTACGCGAGCGCGCCCGCACGGACGACCTCGGCCTTTCGGTGGATTTTACGTGACTCGAGCCGACCCCTCGCGTATGGCAGACGGAGACGATTACCGAATCGAGGAGGACAGTCTCGGCGAGATGCAGGTGCCCGCGGACGCCTACTGGGGGGCACAGACCCAACGTGCGATCCAGAACTTCCCCATCTCGGGGATCACCTTCAGCCGGCGGTTCGTCCGCGGGCTCGGCGTCGTCAAGAAGGCCGCCGCACAGGCCAACCGCGACCTCGGGCTCGTCGACGACGACGTCGCCGAGGCGATCATCAAGGCCGCCGACGAGGTCATCGCCGGCGAACACGACGACCAGTTCCCGGTCGACATCTTCCAGACCGGTTCCGGCACGTCCTCGAACATGAACGCCAACGAGGTCATCGCCAACCGCGCCGCCGAGATCATGGGCTCGGAGATCGGCGACCGCGTCGTCCACCCCAACGACCACGTCAACTACGGCCAGTCGAGCAACGACGTCATCCCGACCGCGATGCACGTCGCCTCGCTCGAGGCAGTGGAGAAAGACGTCATTCCGGCACTGGACACGCTTCGTGAAGCGCTCGAGGAGAAAGAGGAGGAGTTCGACGACGTGATCAAGACCGGCCGCACGCACCTGCAGGACGCGACGCCGGTCACGCTCGGTCAGGAGTTTTCGGGCTACCGCACGCAGGTCGAGAAGGGGCTGGCCCGCGTCGACCAGGTCCGAGACCACCTCGGCGAACTGGCCCTCGGCGGGACCGCGACCGGGACCGGGCTCAACACGCACGAGGAGTTCCCCGGCCGCGCGGCCGAGTACATCACGAAAGAGACCGGCGTCCAGTTCCGCGAGGCCGACAACCACTTCGAGGCCCAGGCCGCCCACGACGCGATGAGCGAGGCCCACGGCGCGCTCCGGACCGTCGCCGGCTCGCTGAACAAGATCGCAAACGACCTCCGCCTGCTCGCGTCGGGTCCCCGTAACGGACTCGGCGAGATCGAACAGCCGGAGAACCAGCCAGGCTCCTCGATCATGCCCGGCAAGATCAACCCGGTCGTCGCCGAGGCCGTCAACCAGGTCCACAAGCAGGTCGTCGGCAACGACGCCGCCGTCTCCGCCGGCGCGGCCGAGGGCCAGATCGATCTGAACCTCTACAAGCCCGTGCTGGCCCACAACTTCCTCGAGTCGGCGGAACTCATCTCGAACGCGAGCCAGGTCTTCGGCGAGCGGTTCGTCCGCGAACTCGAGGCCAACGAAGAGTACTGCGAAGAGCGCGTCGAGCAGTCGATGGCGATGGCAACCTCGCTGAACGTCCACATCGGCTACGACAAGGCAAGCGAGGTCGCCAAGACCGCGCTCAAGGAGGACAAGACCGTTCGAGAAGTGGTCCTCGAGAAGGGGTATCTCGACGAGGAGGAAGCCGACGAAGTCCTCGACCCACGCAAGATGGCCGAGCGCGGTATTCTCGGGCAGGACGACTGAACCGACAGTACGCTTTCGGTCAGTGATCGACCGGCTCGAGGTGGCCCTGATCGAGGGGGTCTTCGATGTCGCCCATCACCGCCTCGAGCAGGTCGGTCACGGTCACGAGGCCGACGACCTCGCCGTCTTCGATGACTAGAGCGAGTTCCTGATTCTCGGCCTGAAACTGGTCGACCGCGTCGCTGACGTCCGCGTCGGGCGAGAGCGTCATCGGCGGCGCTGCAAGCTCCTCGAAGTCGACGGTGCCGTCGGCCAGTTCCTCGCGGTGTCTGACGAAAACCGGCGTGTAGACGATCCCACGGAAGTCGGTCAGTTCCTCACCGACTAGGGGATACCGCGTCTGCGGTCGCTCCTCCATCTTTCGGAAGTTCTCCTCGGGTTCGTCTTCGGTCGACAGCACGACGATCTCCTCGGGGGGCACGAGCAGTTCGCCGATCGACTGCTCGCCGATCCGGAGCGCGTTCATCACCTCCTCGCGACGTTCCTCGGAGAGATCGCCCTCCTGCAGGATCGAGCCCAGCCGGTTTCGCAGGTCGGCGCGGGACTCGATGACGTCCTCCTCGGTCTCGAGCCACGCACCTGTCATCTCGATGCCGAAGAGTTTGAGCGTCAGCTTCGCGATCCCGTCGCCGATCGAGATGACCGGCGAGATGATGCGATAAAACCAGTACAGCGGCGTCGCGCCGTACCGACAGACCATCCGCGAGCGCTCGACGCCGAGATACGTCGGCGTCTGTTCGCCGTGGGTCAGGTGGACGAGGTTGATGATGAGGAAGGCGAGGATCGCCCCGCTGCCGACCGTCGCCAGTACCGTGTTCTCGAACAGCGGCTCGAAGATCGCAGCTAGCGCGGGTTCGGCGACGATCCCGACCGCGATACTCGAGGCAGTAATCCCGACCTGACACGTGGTGAGATAGAGTTCGAGGTCGTCGGTCATCGCCCACGCCCGCTCGAGTTTGGGGTCGTCACCGACGAACTCCTCCTCCGTGAACTGTCTCGCTCGAGTCAGTCCGAACTCGATGGCGACGAAGAAGGCGTTGGCCAGGATGAGCAAGACGCCTGCGAACAGTCGCCCACCGATGACGAACGAGTTCATCACCGCAGTGTTGGATCGCCGGACACAAATCCGTCGGGGAGAATCACCGTCCCGTCCTACCACGAGGCCGGTTCGAGGGCGATCCCGCCCCTCGTGATCGGTTACCAGCCGGGACGCGAGTGAGCCGTCGGTCCACACTGTTCCCCGCGTCGAGCTACCAGCGACCGGAACACTCGATGCCGAGTAAACACGGATTCCGACCGTTCTTTCTTCCCGACCAGTCGACCCCAAATCGGGATAGAGAGGCCGAATCAGGGCCGTCTCCGCCGGAATAAAAGAACCCAAGCAGTTTTTGCGGAGGCTCGCATCAGGAAAAATATGCACACCTGTCGAAACTGTAATCAGTCGTTCCAGACCGAGCTTGCCCTCGAGTTACACCGGGATACGTGCGAAGATGGCCAGCTCCTCTGTGAGGTATGCGGGGAGCGATTCCAGGAGGGGTCGGCGACCCAGGACGGCTGGCACTACGAGTGCCCTAACGAGGACTGTGACGGCGACGGACTACAAGAGGACCTCTATCGCGTCGACGACGTCCGAGCCGCGACCCACTGATACCGACTCACGTCTCGTCTACTGACGGCGGGGGCGACCACGGACTCTGCCCCCGATACGTCACCCTTGTTCTTCGCAGTTGCTCTCCCCTCTCGCCCCTACGCGTCGTAGCTCGTTTCGAGGTAGTCGATCAGTTCGCGAACGATCGACGGTTCGAACGTCCAGAAGCCGGCGTACTCGCCGGGGTCGCGTTCTTCGGCGACCAGGGCACCGC contains the following coding sequences:
- a CDS encoding class II fumarate hydratase, which codes for MADGDDYRIEEDSLGEMQVPADAYWGAQTQRAIQNFPISGITFSRRFVRGLGVVKKAAAQANRDLGLVDDDVAEAIIKAADEVIAGEHDDQFPVDIFQTGSGTSSNMNANEVIANRAAEIMGSEIGDRVVHPNDHVNYGQSSNDVIPTAMHVASLEAVEKDVIPALDTLREALEEKEEEFDDVIKTGRTHLQDATPVTLGQEFSGYRTQVEKGLARVDQVRDHLGELALGGTATGTGLNTHEEFPGRAAEYITKETGVQFREADNHFEAQAAHDAMSEAHGALRTVAGSLNKIANDLRLLASGPRNGLGEIEQPENQPGSSIMPGKINPVVAEAVNQVHKQVVGNDAAVSAGAAEGQIDLNLYKPVLAHNFLESAELISNASQVFGERFVRELEANEEYCEERVEQSMAMATSLNVHIGYDKASEVAKTALKEDKTVREVVLEKGYLDEEEADEVLDPRKMAERGILGQDD
- a CDS encoding PH domain-containing protein; its protein translation is METLHPRIRLIWIARGAIAAVVLAVALVALDQWRVTVPPLAIAAVVAVALVLAVGYAVRLYQVWRFELQDDALYLERGVVTFVETAVPFVRVQHVDTQFGPVERALGLSSVVVYTAGSRNADVRIPGLTPDRARSLQETLRELAIESEGDDAV
- a CDS encoding CNNM domain-containing protein, which codes for MNSFVIGGRLFAGVLLILANAFFVAIEFGLTRARQFTEEEFVGDDPKLERAWAMTDDLELYLTTCQVGITASSIAVGIVAEPALAAIFEPLFENTVLATVGSGAILAFLIINLVHLTHGEQTPTYLGVERSRMVCRYGATPLYWFYRIISPVISIGDGIAKLTLKLFGIEMTGAWLETEEDVIESRADLRNRLGSILQEGDLSEERREEVMNALRIGEQSIGELLVPPEEIVVLSTEDEPEENFRKMEERPQTRYPLVGEELTDFRGIVYTPVFVRHREELADGTVDFEELAAPPMTLSPDADVSDAVDQFQAENQELALVIEDGEVVGLVTVTDLLEAVMGDIEDPLDQGHLEPVDH
- a CDS encoding NifU family protein, with the protein product MSESEPAQSPADAVREDVSLFLRRNFPQIEAHGGESAITEVDLEAGRVSIALTGACSGCGVSSMTTQAIKQRLPAEIDAIDYVDVSTGFDGMASGSSGPDVPDDVPF
- a CDS encoding HVO_2901 family zinc finger protein, coding for MHTCRNCNQSFQTELALELHRDTCEDGQLLCEVCGERFQEGSATQDGWHYECPNEDCDGDGLQEDLYRVDDVRAATH
- a CDS encoding universal stress protein, whose product is MASTMGETDESVTIDEPDLAGEAPTEAGFGRVLVAVDGETPAAVGRVAIAEAARHGARVDALSIVRMTASVDGWDMLVERREDSAETALEAVEDVSVGTDVTVSKRLRYGDPAEEIARYAAHNDIDLVVIGEPTRTGLRRYLSPTSVTDRVRRASSVPVLTVPDD
- a CDS encoding BolA family protein, whose product is MKPAAVEDVIESNLEDADATVTHARDEGDEDHLAATVVSPVFDGLPLVQQHQEVYDALGDHMTTDIHALELSTYTPEEYDDLEGE
- a CDS encoding PH domain-containing protein — translated: MLALQHGATGFSVPVLLVGLGPSVLDIDIGPLLALVPIGLVAGVGYGIAYYYRYTYEVTASTFDVSSGVFARRSREIPYRRIQNVDSSQGLFQRLFGLAVVSIETAGGGDTEATLRFVSEDEAERLRSEIRRLTAATGESTADSDPDPDRSASDEPTPSERTRENHSSGGGAPTLLFDLEVRDLLLYAVTSFRWGAAVFPIAILVFLGGADSGSGLVPAFVIDAARPFGGPDTLEGAAVGPLLMLAAVTAVQWSVFTYVSSAIYTVANYYGFRLGHAGEDFVYERGLVQRYSGSIPVEKVQSVSVTENPLQRLVGYAGLRVETAGYGPDSGSSNQSAVPLAGTDRVYRFAETLTGVETPDFRSPPRLARRRYFVRYSIVAAVIVAAAIGLSRVSTFDRWYLTAVVFVAVPPAAHLKYVNLGYFVGADHLVIRSGFWNRQTTVIPYYRIQTVSTRRSVFQRRLGLASLAVDTASSRTFSWGSPTIYDIDLETAREIHDTGRERLQSALRERARTDDLGLSVDFT